The following are encoded in a window of Lacinutrix sp. WUR7 genomic DNA:
- a CDS encoding quinol:cytochrome C oxidoreductase, translating to MYTFSNKLKTFSFALMILGLLGVGYGFMTSHKSFEDVEAILAEEAHHGGGHGEEAAHAAVTENAHDTHATENAHAEDSHGTEAGAHVDEHKKHVEHVQHQIANRPWAALYVAAFFFMMIALGVLAFYAVQWASQSGWSPVLFRVMEGITAYLLPGALIVIGVAAASHFIGHNNIFVWMDPEVVAHDKLIQGKSSWLNIGWFIVRGLVFTGGWVLYRQFSRKFSIAQDNATDDKNFKKTFRISAAFLVFFLYTESMMSWDWIMSVDPHWFSTLFGWYVLAGMMVCGITVIAFISLYLKSRGYLELVNDSHLHDLAKYMFGFSIFWAYLWFSQFMLIWYANIPEEVTYFVTRIEDYRLPFFGMLVLNLVFPFLVLMNSDYKRIPWFVVMAGIVILIGHYVDVFNMIMPATVGDRWFIGIPEISAVFLFAGLFIYVVFNALTKAPLLAKRNPFVKESEHFHY from the coding sequence ATTAGGAGTTGGATATGGTTTTATGACATCTCATAAATCCTTTGAAGACGTGGAAGCCATATTAGCGGAAGAAGCACATCATGGAGGTGGTCATGGCGAAGAAGCTGCACATGCTGCAGTAACAGAAAACGCACATGATACACATGCAACAGAAAATGCACATGCAGAGGATTCGCATGGAACGGAAGCTGGTGCACATGTAGACGAACACAAAAAACATGTAGAACATGTACAACATCAAATTGCAAATAGACCTTGGGCTGCATTATATGTAGCGGCATTCTTCTTTATGATGATTGCACTTGGAGTTTTAGCTTTTTATGCAGTACAATGGGCTTCCCAATCTGGTTGGTCTCCTGTTTTATTTAGAGTAATGGAAGGTATCACAGCATATTTACTTCCTGGTGCTTTAATAGTTATAGGTGTTGCAGCAGCATCCCACTTTATTGGTCACAACAATATATTTGTTTGGATGGATCCTGAAGTAGTTGCACATGATAAATTAATACAAGGAAAATCTAGCTGGTTAAATATTGGCTGGTTTATTGTTAGAGGTTTAGTCTTTACAGGTGGTTGGGTTTTATATAGACAATTTTCTCGTAAATTCTCTATTGCTCAGGATAATGCAACAGATGACAAAAACTTTAAAAAGACTTTCCGTATTTCAGCAGCATTCTTAGTGTTCTTTTTATACACTGAATCAATGATGTCTTGGGATTGGATTATGAGTGTGGATCCACACTGGTTCTCTACCTTATTTGGATGGTATGTATTAGCAGGAATGATGGTTTGCGGTATTACTGTAATTGCATTTATTTCACTATACTTAAAATCTAGAGGGTATTTAGAACTAGTAAATGATAGTCATTTACATGATTTAGCTAAATATATGTTTGGGTTTAGTATTTTCTGGGCTTACTTATGGTTCTCACAATTCATGTTAATTTGGTATGCTAATATTCCTGAAGAAGTAACATACTTTGTAACTAGAATTGAAGATTATAGATTACCATTCTTTGGAATGTTAGTACTTAATTTAGTATTCCCATTCTTAGTATTAATGAATAGTGATTATAAACGTATTCCTTGGTTTGTAGTTATGGCAGGTATTGTAATCTTAATAGGGCACTATGTAGATGTTTTCAATATGATTATGCCAGCAACAGTAGGAGATAGATGGTTTATAGGAATTCCTGAAATAAGCGCAGTATTTTTATTCGCAGGATTATTCATATATGTAGTATTTAATGCTTTAACAAAAGCACCGTTATTAGCAAAACGTAATCCTTTTGTAAAAGAAAGTGAACATTTCCATTATTAA
- a CDS encoding cytochrome c oxidase subunit II, translating to MTALLTILVLVFIAIAIWQMVKIFDLAQVGTSNSQVATDKDNTLNGYLMIGFLAFIYLITIWSVVELGDLPLMSNSASAHGPEVDNLMIISMALIFIVQTITQFLLHYFAFKYKGEKGKKALFFADNNTLEFIWTIIPVIVLAGLIIYGLFTWSDIMNVNEDDDPLVVELYAQQFNWKARYGGADNTLGKANVRLIDIDRANILGLDEADPNAQDDVITSELHLPVGRTVLFKMRSQDVLHSAYMPHFRAQMNCVPGMITQFGFTPTVTTADMRQNPDMVDKVANINSIRVEKSKKLIAKGEEALERYDFDYLLLCNKICGKSHYNMQMKIIVETQEEYDAWMKEQKAFKNSLIN from the coding sequence ATGACTGCTTTATTAACAATTTTAGTTTTAGTATTTATAGCAATTGCCATTTGGCAGATGGTTAAAATATTTGATTTAGCTCAAGTAGGTACATCAAATAGCCAAGTTGCAACAGATAAAGATAATACCTTAAACGGTTATTTAATGATAGGTTTCTTAGCCTTCATTTATTTAATAACTATTTGGAGTGTTGTAGAATTAGGTGATTTACCTTTAATGTCTAATTCGGCATCAGCACATGGTCCTGAAGTAGATAATTTAATGATTATCTCCATGGCACTTATTTTTATAGTGCAAACCATTACACAATTTCTTTTACATTATTTCGCTTTTAAATACAAAGGAGAAAAAGGTAAGAAAGCATTATTCTTTGCAGACAATAACACATTAGAGTTTATCTGGACAATCATTCCAGTTATTGTATTAGCAGGTTTAATAATCTACGGATTGTTCACTTGGTCAGATATAATGAATGTAAATGAAGATGATGATCCTTTAGTAGTTGAATTATATGCACAACAGTTTAACTGGAAAGCTAGATATGGTGGAGCAGATAATACTTTAGGAAAAGCAAATGTTCGTTTAATCGATATCGATAGAGCTAATATTTTAGGTCTAGACGAAGCGGATCCAAATGCACAAGATGATGTAATTACTTCTGAGTTGCATTTACCAGTTGGTCGTACTGTATTATTTAAAATGCGTTCACAAGATGTATTACACTCTGCATACATGCCTCACTTTAGAGCACAAATGAACTGTGTTCCTGGTATGATAACACAATTTGGATTTACACCAACAGTTACTACTGCAGATATGCGCCAAAACCCAGACATGGTAGATAAGGTGGCTAATATTAACAGTATTAGAGTAGAAAAAAGCAAGAAATTAATTGCTAAAGGAGAAGAAGCTCTAGAAAGATATGATTTTGATTATTTGTTATTATGTAATAAGATTTGTGGAAAATCACATTACAACATGCAAATGAAAATTATTGTAGAAACTCAAGAAGAGTATGACGCTTGGATGAAAGAACAAAAAGCTTTCAAAAACTCACTAATTAACTAA
- a CDS encoding cbb3-type cytochrome c oxidase subunit I: MSAHADTHDHEAHEEHHHKETFVTKYIFSQDHKMIAKQYLVTGTIMGVIGVIMSLMFRMQIAWPEEPNVIFEALLGKWAPGGVMDADIYLALVTIHGTIMVFFVLTAGLSGTFSNLLIPLQIGARDMASGFLNMVSYWLFFISCVIMLGSIFVEAGPAAAGWTIYPPLSALPMASGGSGMGMTLWLVSMAIFIASSLLGSLNYIVTVINLRTKGMSMTRLPLTIWAFFITAVIGVVSFPVLLSACLLLIMDRSFGTSFFLSDIFIQGEVLHYQGGSPVLFEHLFWFLGHPEVYIVILPAMGLVSEIMATNSRKPIFGYRAMIASILAIAFLSTIVWGHHMFISGMNPFLGSVFTFTTLLIAIPSAVKAFNWITTIWKGNIQMNPAMLFSIGFVSTFITGGLTGIILGDSALDINVHDTYFVIAHFHLVMGISALYGMFAGIYHWYPKMFGRMLNKNLGYIHFWITAICAYGVFFPMHFIGMAGLPRRYYTNSNFPLFDDLANTNVIITVFALVGGAVQLIYLYNFFSSMFFGKKAEKNPWRATTLEWTTEVKHIHGNWAGDIPHVYRWSYDYSKPGHDVDFVPQNVPLKEGEEELQH, from the coding sequence ATGTCAGCACACGCAGATACACACGATCACGAAGCACACGAAGAGCATCACCATAAAGAAACTTTTGTAACTAAATATATATTTAGCCAAGATCACAAAATGATTGCAAAACAGTATTTAGTTACTGGTACAATCATGGGAGTTATTGGAGTAATCATGTCTCTTATGTTTCGTATGCAAATTGCATGGCCAGAAGAGCCAAATGTAATTTTTGAAGCATTATTAGGTAAATGGGCTCCAGGAGGAGTTATGGATGCAGATATTTATCTTGCATTGGTAACTATTCATGGTACCATCATGGTATTCTTTGTATTAACAGCAGGATTAAGTGGTACCTTTAGTAACTTATTAATTCCGTTGCAAATTGGTGCACGAGATATGGCTTCCGGGTTCTTAAATATGGTATCCTATTGGTTATTTTTCATCTCTTGTGTGATTATGTTAGGTTCCATTTTTGTGGAAGCAGGACCAGCAGCAGCAGGATGGACAATCTATCCGCCATTATCTGCATTGCCAATGGCATCCGGTGGTTCTGGTATGGGGATGACGTTATGGCTAGTTTCTATGGCTATATTTATTGCTTCTTCTTTATTAGGATCTTTAAATTATATAGTTACCGTAATTAACTTACGTACTAAAGGAATGTCTATGACTAGACTACCTTTAACTATTTGGGCATTCTTTATTACAGCTGTTATTGGTGTAGTATCATTCCCTGTTTTATTATCGGCATGTTTATTATTAATAATGGATAGAAGTTTCGGTACATCCTTCTTCTTGTCTGACATATTTATTCAAGGTGAAGTTTTACATTATCAAGGTGGTTCACCAGTATTATTCGAACACTTATTCTGGTTCCTTGGGCATCCAGAAGTATATATTGTAATTTTACCTGCAATGGGTCTAGTATCCGAAATTATGGCAACCAATTCCCGTAAACCTATTTTTGGTTACCGTGCAATGATTGCTTCTATTTTAGCAATTGCTTTCCTTTCAACAATCGTTTGGGGTCACCATATGTTTATTTCAGGTATGAATCCTTTCTTAGGATCTGTATTTACATTCACAACCTTATTGATTGCAATTCCTTCCGCAGTAAAAGCTTTTAACTGGATAACCACGATTTGGAAAGGAAACATTCAAATGAATCCAGCCATGCTGTTTTCTATTGGATTTGTTTCTACTTTCATTACAGGAGGTTTAACGGGTATTATTCTTGGAGATTCTGCATTAGATATTAATGTACACGATACGTACTTTGTAATTGCACACTTCCACTTAGTAATGGGTATATCTGCTCTTTACGGAATGTTTGCAGGTATCTACCATTGGTATCCAAAAATGTTCGGAAGAATGTTAAATAAAAACCTTGGTTATATTCACTTCTGGATTACTGCAATATGTGCTTACGGTGTTTTCTTCCCAATGCACTTTATTGGAATGGCAGGTTTACCAAGACGTTATTATACAAACTCAAACTTTCCATTATTTGACGATTTAGCAAATACAAACGTAATCATTACCGTTTTTGCTTTAGTTGGTGGAGCAGTACAATTGATTTACTTATATAACTTCTTTAGCAGTATGTTCTTTGGTAAGAAAGCAGAGAAAAACCCTTGGAGAGCAACGACTCTTGAATGGACAACAGAAGTTAAACACATACATGGTAACTGGGCAGGAGATATTCCTCACGTATACCGATGGTCTTATGACTATTCTAAACCAGGACATGATGTAGATTTCGTTCCTCAAAACGTTCCTTTAAAAGAAGGTGAAGAAGAACTTCAACATTAA
- the ruvB gene encoding Holliday junction branch migration DNA helicase RuvB: protein MNENLNPTDENFSPEEFDVEKQLRPLSFDDFTGQDQVLENLQIFVQAANGRGEALDHTLFHGPPGLGKTTLAHILANELEVGIKITSGPVLDKPGDLAGLLTNLEERDVLFIDEIHRLSPIVEEYLYSAMEDYKIDIMIETGPNARTVQINLNPFTLIGATTRSGLLTAPMRARFGIQSRLQYYKTELLTTIVQRSAEILDVPISMESAIEIAGRSRGTPRIANALLRRVRDFAQIKGNGSIDIKIARYALEALHVDAHGLDEMDNKILTTLIDKFKGGPVGITTLATAVSENSETIEEVYEPFLIQQGFIMRTPRGREVTELAYKHLGRVKGPTQGGLF, encoded by the coding sequence ATGAACGAAAACCTAAATCCAACCGACGAGAATTTTTCACCTGAAGAATTTGATGTCGAAAAACAGTTAAGACCACTATCTTTTGACGATTTTACTGGTCAAGATCAAGTATTAGAAAATCTTCAAATCTTTGTGCAAGCAGCAAATGGTAGAGGGGAAGCTTTAGATCATACGCTTTTTCATGGTCCTCCAGGTTTAGGTAAAACAACCTTGGCACATATTCTTGCAAATGAGTTAGAAGTCGGAATTAAAATTACTTCAGGGCCTGTTTTAGATAAACCAGGAGACCTCGCAGGATTACTTACCAATCTTGAAGAAAGAGATGTGCTATTTATAGATGAAATACATCGATTAAGTCCAATTGTGGAAGAGTATTTATATTCTGCAATGGAAGACTACAAAATAGATATTATGATTGAAACCGGACCCAACGCAAGAACGGTTCAAATCAATTTAAATCCATTTACACTAATAGGAGCAACCACTCGTTCTGGATTATTAACAGCACCAATGCGTGCGCGTTTTGGAATTCAAAGTAGACTCCAATATTATAAAACCGAATTACTAACTACCATAGTACAACGTAGTGCCGAAATATTAGATGTACCCATTTCTATGGAATCTGCTATAGAAATTGCAGGACGAAGTAGAGGAACACCTAGAATAGCCAATGCATTACTGCGTCGCGTTCGTGATTTTGCGCAAATAAAAGGAAACGGTAGCATAGATATTAAAATTGCCCGGTATGCATTAGAAGCACTGCATGTAGATGCACATGGTTTGGATGAAATGGATAATAAAATTCTAACCACTTTAATCGATAAGTTTAAAGGAGGACCAGTAGGTATCACCACATTGGCAACAGCGGTAAGTGAAAACTCCGAAACTATTGAAGAAGTTTATGAGCCTTTTCTTATTCAACAAGGATTTATTATGCGAACACCTCGTGGAAGAGAAGTAACAGAACTTGCTTATAAACATTTAGGAAGAGTTAAAGGTCCTACGCAAGGCGGTTTGTTTTAA
- a CDS encoding cytochrome P450: protein MNNKIPEVSLFSFVKHSLEILKNPLPFHHKYFEKLGDVFCLKIGFKSKVVFSRDAALAEYALQKNQKNYIKSKIQTEDLVKYVGKGLLTSEGEHWRKQRKLIQPAFHKNQLNNLLDSIRDAILSEYGKITLHQTIDIFPICNDLAFQTVVKSLFSSAVNQEEINRLQHITESGQKMLVKELRQPYLGWWFQLSGKLKHELDLTQEARNILRRIVNERKASAEKHNDLLDMLLDARYEDGQAMEEEQLIDEILILFTAGHETTSNALTFIFQLLAKHPEWQEKIHEEIVKVDAETDDLMTQIMSSKVTQQVIEEGMRLYPPAYFIDRVNVQSDSFNGLDLEAGSNLLFSVYEIHRHPDLWEQPEQFMPERFGEGSRKFSSQYFPFGAGPRKCIGNNFAMFEMILAVKELVKSFKIQAQFEAIEITPLITLKPKNAFLKFEIRA, encoded by the coding sequence ATGAATAATAAAATACCAGAAGTTTCTCTTTTTAGTTTCGTTAAGCATTCCTTAGAAATCCTTAAAAACCCACTTCCTTTTCATCATAAATATTTTGAAAAATTAGGAGATGTTTTTTGTTTAAAAATAGGTTTTAAATCTAAAGTTGTTTTTAGTCGAGATGCAGCATTGGCAGAATATGCACTTCAGAAAAACCAAAAGAATTATATTAAGTCAAAAATTCAAACAGAAGATTTAGTAAAGTATGTTGGTAAGGGTTTGCTAACTTCGGAAGGAGAGCATTGGCGAAAACAACGTAAACTGATTCAGCCAGCTTTTCATAAAAACCAATTAAATAATCTATTAGATAGTATTCGTGATGCTATTCTTTCCGAATACGGAAAAATTACACTGCACCAAACTATAGATATTTTTCCTATATGCAATGATTTAGCATTTCAAACGGTGGTTAAATCGCTATTTAGTAGTGCCGTAAATCAGGAAGAGATTAACAGATTACAACATATCACAGAATCTGGACAAAAAATGTTGGTTAAAGAATTGCGACAACCTTATTTAGGATGGTGGTTTCAGTTAAGCGGGAAATTAAAGCATGAATTGGATTTAACACAAGAAGCACGAAATATATTACGCCGTATTGTTAATGAACGCAAAGCTTCCGCTGAAAAACATAACGATTTATTAGATATGCTTTTAGATGCTAGATATGAAGATGGTCAAGCCATGGAAGAGGAGCAACTCATTGATGAAATTCTAATTCTTTTTACAGCAGGACATGAAACCACATCTAATGCGCTAACCTTTATATTTCAATTGTTAGCAAAACATCCAGAATGGCAAGAAAAAATTCATGAAGAAATAGTTAAAGTGGATGCAGAAACCGATGATTTAATGACGCAGATTATGTCTTCAAAAGTAACGCAACAAGTAATAGAAGAGGGCATGCGATTGTATCCTCCAGCTTATTTTATAGATCGTGTAAATGTGCAATCTGATAGTTTTAACGGTTTAGATTTAGAAGCAGGTTCTAATTTATTATTTTCTGTTTACGAAATACATCGCCATCCTGATTTATGGGAGCAACCAGAACAGTTTATGCCAGAGCGATTTGGGGAAGGAAGCAGGAAATTCTCCTCCCAGTATTTTCCATTTGGAGCTGGACCAAGAAAATGTATAGGAAATAACTTTGCTATGTTTGAAATGATTTTGGCAGTTAAAGAACTAGTGAAGAGTTTTAAAATTCAAGCCCAATTTGAAGCAATAGAAATTACGCCATTAATCACATTAAAACCCAAAAATGCGTTTCTAAAGTTTGAGATAAGAGCATAA
- the queG gene encoding tRNA epoxyqueuosine(34) reductase QueG, producing the protein MIDNKAKYTKMIKDEAKRLDFLSCGISKATFLETEAPRLENWLNQNMHGEMQYMENHFDKRLDPTKLVGDSKSVISLLLNYYPSEVQNQDSYKLSKYAYGTDYHFVIKDKLKHLLQYIQEEIGEVSGRAFVDSAPVLDKAWAAKSGLGWIGKHSNLLTQQTGSFYFIAELIVDLDLEYDSITTDHCGTCTACIDACPTQAITEPYVVDGSKCISYFTIELKEQLPNSMKGAFDDWMFGCDVCQDVCPWNKFSKPHKEPLFNPHPELLAMTKKDWEEITQETFSKVFQKSAVKRTKFSGLTRNIQFLKE; encoded by the coding sequence ATGATAGATAATAAAGCGAAATACACAAAAATGATAAAAGACGAAGCCAAACGCCTCGATTTTTTGTCTTGTGGTATTAGTAAAGCTACATTTTTAGAAACCGAAGCACCAAGATTGGAAAATTGGTTAAATCAAAACATGCATGGCGAAATGCAATACATGGAAAATCATTTTGATAAACGGTTGGACCCTACAAAATTGGTGGGCGATTCTAAATCTGTGATTTCGTTATTACTAAATTACTATCCTTCAGAAGTACAAAATCAAGACAGTTATAAACTGTCGAAATACGCATATGGTACCGATTATCATTTCGTAATAAAAGATAAACTCAAACATCTTTTACAATACATTCAAGAGGAAATTGGGGAAGTTTCGGGACGTGCCTTTGTGGATTCTGCTCCAGTTTTAGACAAAGCGTGGGCTGCAAAATCTGGTTTAGGGTGGATAGGCAAACACAGCAACCTACTCACGCAACAAACAGGATCCTTTTATTTTATAGCCGAACTTATTGTAGATTTAGACTTAGAATACGATTCCATTACCACAGACCATTGCGGGACATGTACTGCTTGCATTGATGCTTGTCCTACACAAGCCATTACAGAACCGTATGTAGTAGATGGCAGTAAATGTATTTCCTACTTTACTATCGAGTTAAAAGAGCAACTACCAAACAGCATGAAAGGTGCTTTTGACGATTGGATGTTTGGTTGTGATGTTTGCCAAGATGTTTGTCCGTGGAATAAATTCTCAAAACCGCATAAGGAGCCACTTTTTAATCCGCATCCAGAATTGTTAGCAATGACAAAAAAAGACTGGGAAGAAATTACGCAAGAAACCTTTAGTAAAGTGTTTCAAAAATCTGCAGTAAAGCGTACCAAGTTCTCTGGGTTAACGCGAAATATTCAATTCCTTAAAGAATAA
- a CDS encoding NADP-dependent malic enzyme → MSKQSKRREALVYHAKPTPGKIEVVPTKKYTTQRDLSLAYSPGVAEPCLEIEKDKENAYKYTAKGNLVAVISNGTAVLGLGNIGPEASKPVMEGKGLLFKIFAGIDVFDIEVDTENVEEFIATVKNIAPTFGGINLEDIKAPEAFEIERRLKEELDIPVMHDDQHGTAIISAAALLNALELSEKKIENARIVVSGAGAAAISCTRLYQAFGAKRENIVMVDSKGVIRDDRDNLTSQKAEFATHRKIDTLDQAMEDADVFIGLSRADVVTPSMLKVMAKNPIVFAMANPDPEISYQLAVDTRDDIIMATGRSDHPNQVNNVLGFPFIFRGALDVRATAINEAMKMAAVKALAELAKEAVPEQVNIAYGETRLTFSKEYIIPKPFDPRLITTVPPAVAKAAMESGVAKEPIEDWQKYEDELLDRLGSDNKIVRLLLNRAKTNPKRVVFAEADQLDVLKAAQIVYEEGIAHPILLGRRDEIERLKEEIEFDADVLIIDPKSDEELERKNRYADAYWQQRKRRGITLYSSQKIMRERNYFAAMMVNEGDADALISGYSRSYPSVVKPMLELIGMAHGTTRVATTNLMMTKRGPLFLSDTAINIDPTAKDLAIIAQMTARTVKMFGMDPVMAMTSYSNFGSSTNEKASKVRDAVTILHKAYPEMAVDGELQTDFALNSEKIKEVFPFSKLAGKKVNTLIFPNLDAANITYKLLKVLNKADSIGPIMMGMRKPVHILQLGASVDEIVNMTAIAVIDAQEKEKWKLKQKKKLSNM, encoded by the coding sequence ATGAGTAAACAAAGCAAAAGAAGAGAAGCTTTAGTATATCACGCAAAGCCAACTCCAGGAAAGATAGAAGTAGTACCTACAAAAAAATATACAACACAAAGAGACTTGTCTTTAGCGTATTCGCCAGGTGTAGCAGAGCCTTGTTTAGAAATAGAAAAAGATAAAGAAAACGCTTATAAGTATACCGCAAAAGGTAATCTTGTAGCGGTAATATCTAACGGAACAGCAGTTTTAGGATTAGGTAATATTGGTCCGGAAGCATCCAAACCAGTGATGGAAGGAAAAGGACTTCTGTTTAAAATATTTGCAGGAATAGATGTTTTTGATATTGAAGTAGACACCGAAAATGTTGAAGAATTTATAGCTACTGTTAAAAATATAGCGCCAACTTTTGGAGGAATTAATCTAGAAGATATCAAAGCTCCCGAAGCTTTCGAAATTGAAAGACGCTTAAAAGAAGAGTTAGATATTCCGGTAATGCATGACGACCAACATGGTACAGCAATCATTTCCGCGGCAGCATTATTAAATGCATTAGAACTTTCAGAAAAAAAGATTGAAAATGCTAGAATAGTGGTTAGTGGTGCTGGAGCCGCGGCAATTTCATGTACGCGATTGTATCAAGCCTTTGGTGCAAAACGCGAAAATATTGTCATGGTAGATAGTAAAGGTGTGATTCGTGATGATAGAGATAATCTAACCTCACAAAAAGCAGAATTTGCAACCCATAGAAAAATTGACACCTTAGACCAAGCAATGGAAGATGCAGATGTGTTTATTGGTTTGTCAAGGGCAGATGTGGTAACACCAAGCATGTTAAAAGTCATGGCCAAAAACCCAATAGTTTTTGCAATGGCTAATCCAGATCCAGAAATAAGCTATCAACTAGCAGTAGATACTAGAGATGATATTATTATGGCAACAGGTAGAAGTGACCATCCTAATCAAGTGAATAATGTACTAGGATTTCCATTTATTTTTAGAGGTGCTTTAGATGTTCGAGCTACTGCAATTAACGAAGCTATGAAAATGGCAGCAGTTAAAGCGCTAGCAGAATTAGCAAAAGAAGCCGTTCCTGAACAAGTAAATATTGCTTACGGCGAAACTAGATTAACATTTAGTAAAGAGTATATTATCCCAAAACCTTTTGATCCTCGTTTAATAACAACGGTTCCTCCAGCTGTAGCAAAAGCAGCTATGGAAAGTGGTGTAGCAAAAGAACCAATAGAAGATTGGCAAAAATATGAAGACGAATTATTAGATCGTCTTGGTAGTGATAATAAAATAGTTAGGCTTTTATTAAATAGAGCCAAAACAAACCCAAAGCGTGTAGTATTTGCTGAAGCAGATCAATTAGATGTTTTAAAAGCGGCACAAATTGTATATGAAGAAGGGATTGCACATCCAATTCTTTTAGGAAGAAGAGATGAAATTGAAAGACTAAAAGAAGAAATAGAGTTTGATGCAGATGTGTTAATTATCGATCCTAAATCGGACGAAGAATTAGAACGTAAAAACAGATATGCAGATGCCTATTGGCAACAACGTAAACGTAGAGGAATTACATTGTATTCTTCGCAAAAAATTATGCGTGAGCGTAACTATTTTGCAGCCATGATGGTGAATGAAGGCGATGCAGATGCACTTATTTCTGGTTATTCTAGAAGTTATCCTTCGGTAGTAAAACCAATGTTAGAACTTATTGGGATGGCACACGGAACAACGCGTGTTGCTACTACCAATTTAATGATGACCAAACGCGGACCTTTATTTTTAAGTGATACCGCAATTAATATTGATCCAACAGCAAAAGATCTAGCGATTATTGCGCAAATGACTGCTAGAACAGTAAAAATGTTTGGTATGGATCCTGTGATGGCAATGACTAGTTATTCTAACTTTGGTTCTTCCACAAATGAGAAAGCTTCCAAAGTAAGAGATGCAGTTACTATACTTCATAAAGCATACCCAGAAATGGCAGTAGATGGTGAATTGCAAACCGATTTTGCTTTAAATAGTGAAAAAATTAAAGAAGTTTTTCCTTTTTCTAAATTAGCTGGAAAAAAAGTAAATACGTTGATTTTTCCTAATCTAGATGCAGCAAATATTACGTACAAATTATTAAAAGTGCTTAATAAAGCAGATTCTATTGGGCCAATAATGATGGGAATGCGCAAGCCTGTTCATATTCTTCAGCTTGGTGCAAGTGTAGACGAAATTGTAAACATGACTGCAATTGCTGTTATTGATGCACAAGAAAAAGAAAAATGGAAATTAAAACAGAAGAAAAAGTTAAGTAACATGTAA
- the ruvA gene encoding Holliday junction branch migration protein RuvA, translated as MITHIQGKLVEKNPTDVVIDCNGVGYMLNISLHTYSQIPDQENLKLYTHLQVKEDSHTLFGFSSLAEREMFKLLISVSGIGASIARTMLSSLTPKQVREGIAIGDVALIQSIKGIGAKTAQRVILDLKDKVLKIYDIDEVSVSQNNTSKDEALSALEVLGFNKKQAERVVDKVIAIQPDATVEVIIKQALKNL; from the coding sequence ATGATTACACACATACAAGGAAAATTAGTAGAGAAAAATCCAACAGATGTTGTTATAGACTGCAATGGAGTAGGTTATATGCTTAATATTTCTTTACATACATATTCTCAAATACCAGATCAAGAAAACCTAAAATTGTATACGCATCTTCAAGTGAAAGAAGATTCGCATACTTTATTTGGGTTTTCTTCATTAGCAGAAAGAGAAATGTTTAAATTGCTAATATCTGTAAGTGGTATTGGTGCAAGTATTGCACGTACTATGCTTTCTTCATTAACGCCAAAACAGGTTAGAGAAGGAATAGCAATTGGAGATGTAGCTTTAATTCAATCTATAAAAGGAATTGGAGCAAAAACAGCACAACGTGTTATATTAGATTTAAAAGACAAGGTTTTAAAGATTTATGATATTGATGAAGTTTCAGTATCTCAAAACAATACAAGTAAAGATGAAGCGTTATCTGCTTTAGAAGTTCTTGGTTTTAATAAAAAGCAGGCAGAGCGTGTGGTGGATAAAGTTATTGCTATCCAGCCAGATGCTACCGTAGAAGTAATTATAAAACAAGCTTTAAAAAATTTATAA